A stretch of Desulfurivibrio alkaliphilus AHT 2 DNA encodes these proteins:
- a CDS encoding KH domain-containing protein, which produces MRELVEFVARGLVDNPEAVTVDESTQDDTLLLELRVDQGDLGKVIGRQGRTARTIRTLLTATGGERKVRLEIVE; this is translated from the coding sequence ATGCGGGAACTGGTCGAGTTTGTCGCCCGGGGCCTGGTGGATAACCCCGAGGCGGTGACGGTGGACGAGAGCACGCAGGATGATACCCTGTTGCTGGAGCTACGGGTAGACCAGGGTGATCTGGGCAAGGTCATCGGCCGCCAGGGCCGGACGGCCAGAACCATCCGTACCCTGCTGACGGCGACCGGCGGAGAGCGCAAAGTCCGCCTGGAGATCGTGGAGTAA
- a CDS encoding flagellar hook-basal body complex protein, translating into MSLSGSLYAGISGLSTMGNGMSVLGDNIANVNTVAFNSSRSTFQDVLSQSVSTAAGTAQVGRGVTLTTVDGLFAQGSFESTSTPTDMAIGGEGFFMLRGGDSAEADMFTRAGEFRFDQHGFLTSPGGHFVQGWSVDKNTGQIEGTIGDIRMDRSTPPVQTEQIDLIVNLDARVDQASASTLYDSWNGTADDPIAATNYQYTTSLKVYDSKGVARDVTIYFDRTAKENEWEFLVTSDPAADRRELSEAEKQTYAPDEQYNYQNPAHRGAGALMYGKINFDNNGNITTIDTWDVPADGRVDPDRTTNRSNRLDDSGNYPVFDANFTGDPQTIALNFGARSDGSSLLPQILVSHDGAIDITTDNPITTETRWRDVRDSEGRRIIPDDYDPNLAADPSEDHVAISVTGFDHEGRPVSLTYEIPDRNTRLGADGEFLSQLANQFGAVSAGIDADGRLTLRAPGGASRMAITGIDFVDAIADFTTVNPFGSGAVNVSSTKKEVVAPVQTYSAPYDTTTDTDPPSLISAATRWDAVYVDGNPDPAIDFDGDPAISYAIMTRDGTLLEGEYSNFEASPDSTVQGFLDHLSNEYDVDAYIDNTGRLVIRDRVADPGGDEASQLNFRIMAYTDMEEIFGPADMDDFGDFHVISGSPERNGSQTGTAVDNRFGDTEAMFTTQYANSSTTIYQDQNGFAAGFLQSVSVDTAGIITGNFSNGQVLMQAKVALADFANLQGLHKVGGNIFRATTQSGAPVTGEPGTNGLGEIAPNSLEMSNVDLGTEFVKMITTQRGFQANSKMITTTDEMLNELINIKR; encoded by the coding sequence ATGAGTCTTTCAGGTTCACTTTACGCCGGTATCAGCGGACTCTCAACCATGGGCAACGGCATGAGCGTACTGGGCGACAACATCGCCAACGTCAACACCGTGGCCTTCAACTCCAGCCGCTCCACCTTTCAGGATGTGCTTTCCCAGTCGGTATCCACCGCCGCCGGCACCGCCCAGGTGGGCCGCGGGGTCACCCTGACCACGGTGGACGGGCTTTTTGCCCAGGGATCCTTTGAGTCCACCTCCACCCCCACCGATATGGCCATCGGCGGCGAGGGCTTTTTCATGCTGCGGGGCGGCGACAGCGCCGAGGCGGACATGTTCACCCGGGCCGGCGAGTTCCGCTTCGATCAGCACGGCTTCTTAACCAGCCCCGGCGGGCATTTTGTCCAGGGCTGGAGTGTTGATAAGAACACCGGCCAGATTGAAGGCACCATCGGCGACATTAGAATGGATCGCTCCACCCCGCCGGTGCAAACCGAGCAGATCGACCTGATCGTCAACCTCGACGCCCGGGTCGATCAGGCCTCTGCCAGCACCCTGTACGATTCATGGAACGGGACGGCGGATGATCCCATTGCCGCCACCAACTACCAGTACACCACCTCGCTCAAGGTTTATGATTCCAAGGGGGTGGCCCGCGATGTAACCATTTATTTTGATCGTACCGCCAAGGAAAACGAGTGGGAATTTCTGGTAACCAGCGATCCGGCGGCTGATCGGCGGGAGTTGAGTGAGGCGGAGAAGCAGACCTATGCCCCGGATGAGCAATACAACTATCAGAATCCGGCCCATCGTGGGGCCGGGGCGCTGATGTATGGTAAGATCAATTTCGACAATAACGGTAATATCACCACCATCGATACCTGGGATGTACCGGCGGACGGCCGGGTCGATCCGGACCGCACCACCAACCGCTCCAATCGGCTTGATGACAGTGGTAACTACCCGGTTTTCGATGCCAACTTTACCGGCGACCCGCAGACCATCGCGCTCAACTTCGGTGCTCGTAGTGATGGCAGCAGCCTGCTGCCCCAGATTCTGGTCTCCCACGATGGGGCCATTGATATCACCACCGACAACCCCATAACCACCGAAACCCGCTGGCGTGACGTGCGGGACAGTGAAGGGCGGCGGATTATTCCCGATGATTATGACCCCAATCTGGCTGCTGACCCGTCTGAAGATCATGTTGCCATCAGCGTGACCGGTTTTGACCATGAAGGGCGGCCGGTGAGCTTGACTTATGAAATACCGGATCGGAACACCAGGCTGGGGGCTGATGGTGAATTTCTAAGTCAACTTGCAAACCAATTTGGCGCGGTTTCCGCCGGCATCGACGCCGATGGCAGGTTGACTCTGCGGGCCCCGGGGGGAGCCTCGCGGATGGCCATCACTGGCATTGATTTTGTGGATGCAATTGCTGACTTTACCACAGTTAATCCTTTTGGCAGTGGGGCGGTCAATGTCAGCAGCACCAAGAAGGAGGTTGTGGCCCCGGTGCAAACTTACAGCGCCCCTTACGATACCACCACCGACACCGATCCGCCTTCGCTGATTAGCGCCGCCACCCGCTGGGATGCGGTGTATGTTGATGGCAATCCTGATCCGGCCATCGATTTTGACGGTGATCCAGCCATAAGTTATGCAATCATGACCCGTGACGGGACATTGTTGGAGGGTGAGTACAGTAATTTTGAGGCCAGCCCGGACAGCACCGTGCAGGGTTTTCTCGATCACCTGTCCAATGAATATGACGTTGATGCCTACATCGACAATACCGGCCGGTTGGTGATCCGTGATCGGGTGGCTGATCCCGGGGGAGATGAGGCCAGTCAGTTGAACTTCAGGATCATGGCATATACCGATATGGAAGAGATTTTTGGCCCGGCGGATATGGATGACTTTGGTGATTTTCACGTCATCTCGGGTAGCCCCGAGCGTAATGGCAGCCAGACGGGCACGGCAGTGGACAACCGCTTTGGCGATACCGAGGCGATGTTCACCACCCAGTACGCCAACAGTTCCACCACCATTTACCAGGACCAAAACGGTTTTGCCGCCGGCTTCCTGCAGTCGGTGTCGGTGGATACCGCCGGCATCATCACCGGCAATTTCTCCAACGGTCAGGTCCTGATGCAGGCCAAGGTGGCCCTGGCCGACTTTGCCAACCTGCAGGGGCTGCACAAGGTGGGCGGCAATATCTTCCGGGCCACCACCCAGTCCGGGGCGCCGGTTACCGGTGAACCCGGCACCAACGGCTTGGGCGAGATCGCCCCCAACTCCTTGGAGATGTCCAACGTCGATCTGGGTACCGAGTTTGTCAAGATGATCACCACCCAGCGAGGCTTCCAGGCCAACTCCAAGATGATCACCACCACCGACGAGATGCTCAACGAGTTGATCAACATCAAGCGGTAA
- the fabD gene encoding ACP S-malonyltransferase, translating into MPNKTAVMFPGQGSQYIGMGREFLDRDPEAAALLARAEEISGLPLKRLCLEGPEEELTRTLHLQPALTAVNLICWQALAKKGVRADYFVGHSLGEYAALSAAGVLTFEDTIKLVTHRGSLMEREAAANPGGMAAVVKLDIEAVREIVDHARAHGRLAVANHNSAAQVVISGDNAALAAAAEMVKEKGGKSIPLKVSGAWHSELIAGAVDDFSALLAELPVAAPQAPILFNVTAAPESDPAEIRAIMARQIAASVRWYEIVQRLLAEEVRCFIEVGPKNVLSGLLKKIIPADVECTVIQVDTPQGVEQLVAN; encoded by the coding sequence ATGCCTAATAAAACCGCCGTCATGTTCCCCGGTCAGGGCTCCCAGTATATCGGCATGGGCCGGGAATTTCTGGACCGCGATCCGGAGGCCGCCGCCCTGCTCGCCCGGGCCGAAGAGATCAGCGGGCTGCCGCTGAAAAGGCTTTGCCTGGAAGGGCCGGAGGAGGAACTTACCCGCACCCTGCACTTGCAGCCAGCCCTGACCGCGGTCAACCTGATTTGCTGGCAGGCCCTGGCGAAAAAAGGGGTAAGAGCGGACTATTTTGTCGGCCATAGCCTGGGCGAGTACGCCGCCCTTAGTGCCGCCGGGGTGTTGACTTTTGAAGACACCATCAAGCTGGTAACCCATCGCGGCAGCCTGATGGAGCGGGAAGCGGCGGCCAACCCCGGCGGCATGGCGGCGGTGGTTAAACTGGATATCGAAGCGGTGCGGGAAATTGTCGACCACGCCAGGGCCCACGGTCGGCTGGCGGTGGCCAACCATAACTCCGCCGCCCAGGTGGTAATCTCCGGCGACAACGCCGCCCTGGCGGCGGCCGCCGAGATGGTCAAGGAAAAGGGAGGTAAGTCGATTCCCCTGAAGGTCAGCGGCGCCTGGCACAGTGAACTGATTGCCGGGGCGGTGGATGATTTCAGCGCCCTGCTGGCCGAGCTGCCGGTTGCCGCCCCGCAGGCCCCCATCCTGTTCAATGTCACCGCCGCCCCGGAGAGCGACCCTGCCGAAATCCGGGCCATCATGGCTCGCCAGATCGCTGCCTCCGTCCGCTGGTACGAAATTGTGCAGCGGCTGCTGGCCGAAGAGGTGCGCTGCTTTATCGAGGTCGGCCCCAAAAATGTCTTAAGCGGCCTGCTCAAAAAGATCATCCCCGCCGACGTTGAGTGCACCGTCATCCAGGTGGACACCCCTCAGGGGGTGGAGCAGCTCGTGGCTAACTGA
- the ffh gene encoding signal recognition particle protein, producing the protein MFDSLSQRLQDVFKNLRGHGTLTEENIREAMREVRLALLEADVNFRVVKDFIASVTEKAVGREVLKSLAPGQQVIKIVHQELVELLGGSSVELELGGRKPVVIMMVGLQGSGKTTTSGKLARRLQGEGKKPYLVPADVYRPAAIDQLTVLAGELEVPVHPSRTDQDPVDICRQAVARAGELGCDILLVDTAGRLHVDQELMEELSRIKTALQPAEILLVADAMTGQDAVAVADKFHQDLSLTGVVLTKLDGDARGGAALSIKKATGRPIKFVGLGEGLDALEVFHPDRMASRILGKGDVLSLIEKAEAAIDKEKAEDLNRKLRQDGFTLEDFLDQIKQVRKMGSLEQIMGMIPGMGRLKQLQNMPKPDERELTKVEAVINSMTKKERRNHAIINASRRARIAKGSGTQVQDVNKVIKSYTEMLKMMKKMRGKPGGLGGLMGGGKKKRKRPKGLAR; encoded by the coding sequence ATGTTTGACAGTCTTTCCCAGCGTCTGCAGGACGTTTTTAAAAATCTGCGCGGCCACGGGACCCTCACCGAAGAGAACATCCGGGAGGCCATGCGGGAGGTGCGTCTGGCCCTGCTGGAGGCCGATGTCAACTTCCGGGTGGTCAAGGACTTCATCGCCTCGGTCACCGAAAAGGCGGTGGGGCGCGAGGTGCTCAAGAGCCTGGCTCCGGGGCAGCAGGTAATCAAGATTGTCCACCAGGAACTGGTGGAATTGCTGGGCGGCAGCAGTGTAGAGCTGGAGCTGGGTGGCCGCAAGCCGGTGGTGATCATGATGGTCGGCCTGCAAGGTTCGGGCAAGACCACCACCTCGGGCAAGCTGGCCCGGCGCCTGCAAGGGGAGGGCAAAAAACCCTATCTGGTCCCGGCCGACGTCTACCGCCCGGCCGCCATCGATCAGTTGACGGTGCTGGCTGGGGAACTGGAAGTACCGGTCCATCCCTCCCGCACCGACCAGGACCCGGTGGATATCTGCCGCCAGGCGGTGGCCAGGGCCGGAGAACTGGGTTGCGATATCCTGCTGGTCGATACCGCTGGCCGGCTCCATGTCGACCAGGAACTGATGGAGGAGTTGAGCCGGATCAAGACCGCTTTGCAACCGGCCGAGATTCTGCTGGTGGCCGACGCCATGACCGGCCAGGACGCGGTGGCGGTGGCCGACAAATTTCATCAGGACCTCTCCCTTACCGGGGTGGTGCTGACCAAGCTTGACGGTGATGCCCGTGGCGGCGCGGCGCTATCGATCAAAAAGGCCACCGGCCGGCCCATCAAGTTTGTGGGCCTGGGCGAGGGGCTGGATGCGCTCGAGGTTTTTCATCCCGACCGGATGGCCTCGCGGATCCTGGGCAAGGGCGATGTCCTGTCGCTGATCGAAAAAGCCGAGGCCGCCATCGACAAGGAAAAGGCCGAGGACTTAAACCGCAAGCTCCGGCAGGATGGCTTTACCCTGGAGGATTTTCTCGATCAGATCAAACAGGTGCGCAAGATGGGCAGCCTGGAGCAGATCATGGGTATGATCCCCGGCATGGGGCGACTCAAGCAATTGCAGAACATGCCCAAACCCGACGAGCGGGAGCTGACCAAGGTGGAGGCGGTGATCAACTCCATGACCAAAAAGGAACGGCGTAATCATGCCATCATCAACGCCTCCCGCCGGGCCCGGATCGCCAAAGGCAGCGGCACCCAGGTGCAGGATGTCAACAAGGTGATCAAAAGTTACACCGAAATGCTGAAAATGATGAAAAAAATGCGCGGCAAGCCAGGTGGCTTGGGCGGTCTGATGGGCGGGGGCAAAAAGAAACGCAAGCGGCCCAAAGGACTGGCGCGTTAA
- a CDS encoding AAA family ATPase, whose protein sequence is MPKIIAMAGKGGVGKTTVTALLLNYLLAEKKTPVLAVDADANANLNELLGLEVGLTIGQVRKEMKGDLPPHITRDQYMEMKVHQALVEAGGFDLLTMGQPDGPGCYCSANQFLAMTMDHLAGNYEYILVDNEAGMEHLSRMNLRVIDLLLVVSDPSARGIMTAGRIAGLTEPLGIAPGKKCLLVNRAPAAPEAALTAKIDETTQSSGLELAGLLPQSESLAAWELAGRSYLDLPADEPVLPAAREIFGRILP, encoded by the coding sequence ATGCCGAAGATAATCGCCATGGCCGGCAAAGGCGGAGTGGGCAAGACCACGGTCACCGCCCTGCTGCTCAATTACCTGCTGGCCGAGAAAAAGACCCCGGTACTGGCGGTGGACGCCGACGCCAACGCCAACCTCAACGAACTGCTGGGCCTGGAGGTGGGGCTGACCATCGGCCAGGTACGCAAGGAGATGAAGGGTGATTTACCGCCGCATATCACCCGCGATCAGTACATGGAGATGAAGGTTCACCAGGCCCTGGTGGAGGCCGGCGGTTTCGATCTGCTGACCATGGGCCAGCCCGACGGCCCCGGCTGCTACTGCTCAGCCAACCAGTTCCTGGCCATGACCATGGATCACCTGGCCGGCAACTATGAATATATCCTGGTGGACAACGAGGCCGGGATGGAACACTTGAGCCGCATGAACCTGCGGGTCATCGATCTGCTGCTGGTGGTCTCCGACCCCTCGGCCCGGGGAATCATGACCGCCGGCCGGATCGCCGGGCTGACCGAGCCACTGGGGATCGCGCCGGGCAAAAAATGCCTGCTGGTCAATCGCGCCCCGGCCGCCCCGGAAGCGGCCCTGACCGCCAAAATCGACGAAACCACCCAAAGCAGCGGCCTGGAACTGGCCGGCCTGCTGCCCCAAAGCGAGTCGCTGGCGGCCTGGGAGCTGGCCGGCCGTTCCTACCTGGATTTACCCGCCGACGAGCCGGTGCTGCCCGCCGCCCGGGAGATTTTTGGCCGGATTTTGCCCTAA
- the ileS gene encoding isoleucine--tRNA ligase, giving the protein MDYRSTLNLPQTDFPMKANLARREPEMLKKWAEEGLYENLCRATAHRPLYVLHDGPPYANGHLHMGHALNKILKDIILKSKRMSGYHCPYVPGWDCHGLPIELNVDKELGEQKAAIGKLEFREKCRRYADQWIAVQSEEFQRLGVLGHWQQPYLTIDYRYEAAIAREFNNFLLNGLVSRSRKPVHWCASCRTALAEAEVEYADQTSPSIYVKFPLQPAAAKALAEKHPNLSPDLFPNLFLVIWTTTPWTLPANVAVALHPDFTYAAVEVNGETLIMAEELVEQVAAACGLGEYRVVTTLAAADLLGHSCLHPFMGRDSRIIAADYVTLEAGTGCVHTAPGHGREDYLSGLKHDLPVLSPVDDRGHFTAEGGPYAGMFILKGNKQIIADLQQSGALLGEQKISHSYPHCWRCKKPVIFRATEQWFIGMDIPAGIAGEQTTLREKALKAINNADWIPRWGRERIHGMVAGRPDWCLSRQRAWGVPITAVWCQDCGRVLNDEKIAARITDFFTQEGADAWFARPLTDFIGPEARCTCGSTNLTKEEDILDVWFDSGVSYAAVLEQRRELQSPADLYLEGSDQHRGWFQSALLAAVGTRGTAPYKAVLTHGFVVDGKGKKMSKSIGNVIAPGQIIEKHGAEILRLWAASEDYRDDIRISDNILKQLADAYRKIRNTVRFLLGNLHDFDPTAPGAPPEAEMDELDRWILARFEQLKEKTRTGYDSFEFHQVYHGLYNFCTVSLSALYLDIVKDRLYTMPADHPQRRAAQAVMYEICDGLLRLLAPILSFLAAEAWEYLPVDQEREASVFLASFPEARPQRLADQELLAKWDKILALRSEFTRALEIARRDKVIGHSLDAEVVVAAQGQWAEFIAANWDTLQLVTIVSAMRREEALPAGAENIYHGEEIADLQVLVRPAPGEKCERCWMRAESVGDNTNHPGICYRCSEAIG; this is encoded by the coding sequence ATGGATTACCGTTCCACCCTCAACTTGCCGCAAACCGATTTTCCCATGAAGGCCAACCTGGCCCGGCGCGAGCCGGAGATGCTGAAAAAATGGGCAGAAGAAGGGCTGTATGAAAACCTCTGCCGGGCCACCGCCCATCGCCCCCTCTACGTGCTGCACGACGGCCCGCCATACGCCAACGGGCATTTGCACATGGGCCATGCCCTCAACAAGATCCTCAAGGATATCATCCTCAAGTCCAAACGGATGAGCGGCTACCACTGCCCCTACGTGCCGGGCTGGGATTGCCACGGCCTGCCCATCGAGCTCAACGTCGACAAGGAGCTGGGGGAGCAAAAGGCCGCCATCGGCAAGCTGGAGTTCCGGGAAAAATGCCGCCGCTACGCCGACCAATGGATCGCCGTGCAAAGCGAAGAGTTCCAGCGCCTGGGGGTGCTGGGCCACTGGCAACAACCCTACCTCACCATCGACTACCGCTACGAGGCGGCCATCGCCCGCGAGTTCAACAATTTTCTGCTGAACGGCCTGGTCAGCCGCAGCCGCAAGCCCGTGCACTGGTGCGCCTCCTGCCGCACCGCCCTGGCCGAAGCCGAGGTGGAATACGCCGACCAGACCTCCCCCTCAATCTACGTAAAATTCCCCCTGCAACCGGCGGCAGCAAAAGCACTGGCGGAAAAACACCCCAACCTGTCGCCGGACCTTTTCCCGAATCTTTTCCTTGTCATTTGGACTACTACCCCCTGGACCCTGCCGGCCAACGTGGCGGTGGCCTTGCATCCGGACTTCACTTACGCCGCCGTCGAGGTTAACGGTGAAACCCTGATCATGGCCGAGGAGCTGGTGGAGCAGGTGGCCGCCGCCTGCGGGCTCGGCGAATACCGGGTGGTAACCACCCTGGCAGCCGCCGATCTGCTGGGCCACAGTTGCCTGCACCCCTTTATGGGGCGCGATTCCCGGATCATCGCTGCCGATTATGTCACCCTGGAAGCCGGTACCGGCTGCGTCCACACCGCTCCGGGCCACGGCCGCGAGGACTACTTAAGCGGTCTCAAGCACGACCTGCCGGTGCTTTCGCCGGTGGATGACCGGGGTCATTTCACCGCCGAGGGAGGCCCCTATGCCGGCATGTTCATCCTCAAGGGCAACAAGCAGATTATTGCCGACCTGCAGCAAAGCGGCGCCCTGCTGGGGGAGCAGAAAATTTCCCACAGCTATCCCCACTGCTGGCGCTGCAAAAAGCCGGTGATCTTCCGGGCCACCGAGCAGTGGTTCATCGGCATGGACATCCCGGCCGGCATTGCCGGCGAACAAACCACTCTGCGGGAAAAGGCGCTCAAGGCCATCAACAACGCCGACTGGATTCCCCGCTGGGGGCGGGAGCGCATCCACGGCATGGTGGCCGGCCGGCCGGACTGGTGCCTCTCCCGTCAGCGGGCTTGGGGGGTGCCGATCACCGCCGTCTGGTGCCAGGATTGCGGCCGGGTGCTCAACGATGAAAAGATCGCCGCCAGGATCACCGATTTTTTTACCCAAGAAGGCGCCGACGCCTGGTTTGCCCGGCCCCTGACCGATTTCATCGGCCCCGAGGCCCGTTGCACCTGCGGCTCGACCAACCTCACCAAGGAAGAGGACATCCTGGATGTCTGGTTCGATTCCGGGGTCAGCTACGCCGCCGTGCTGGAGCAGCGTCGGGAATTGCAAAGCCCGGCCGACCTTTACCTTGAGGGCAGCGACCAGCACCGGGGCTGGTTTCAAAGCGCCCTGCTGGCTGCGGTGGGCACCCGGGGGACGGCTCCCTACAAGGCGGTGCTCACCCACGGCTTCGTGGTGGATGGCAAGGGTAAAAAAATGTCCAAGAGCATCGGCAACGTCATCGCGCCGGGGCAGATCATTGAAAAGCACGGGGCGGAGATCCTGCGCCTGTGGGCGGCTTCGGAGGATTACCGGGACGATATCCGGATTTCAGACAACATCCTCAAGCAACTGGCCGACGCCTACCGCAAGATCCGCAACACCGTCCGCTTCCTGCTGGGCAACCTGCACGATTTCGACCCCACCGCCCCCGGCGCCCCGCCCGAGGCGGAAATGGACGAACTGGACCGCTGGATTCTGGCCCGTTTTGAACAACTCAAGGAAAAGACCCGCACCGGCTACGACAGCTTCGAGTTCCACCAGGTCTACCACGGCCTTTACAACTTTTGCACCGTCAGCCTCAGCGCCCTCTACCTGGATATCGTCAAGGACCGGCTCTACACCATGCCCGCCGACCACCCCCAGCGCCGGGCGGCCCAGGCGGTGATGTACGAGATTTGCGACGGCCTGCTGCGCCTGCTGGCGCCCATCCTCTCCTTCCTGGCCGCCGAGGCCTGGGAGTATCTGCCCGTCGACCAGGAGCGGGAGGCTTCGGTGTTTCTCGCCTCCTTCCCGGAGGCCCGGCCCCAACGCCTGGCCGACCAGGAATTATTGGCCAAGTGGGACAAAATCCTCGCCCTGCGCTCGGAATTCACCCGGGCCCTGGAGATTGCCCGTCGGGACAAAGTAATCGGCCACTCCCTGGACGCCGAGGTGGTGGTGGCCGCCCAGGGCCAGTGGGCCGAGTTCATCGCCGCCAACTGGGACACCCTGCAACTGGTGACAATCGTCTCGGCCATGCGCCGGGAAGAAGCGCTGCCGGCCGGAGCGGAAAATATTTACCACGGCGAAGAGATCGCCGACCTGCAGGTTCTGGTCCGCCCGGCCCCCGGCGAAAAATGTGAGCGCTGCTGGATGCGGGCCGAAAGCGTGGGCGACAACACCAATCATCCCGGCATCTGCTACCGCTGCAGCGAGGCCATCGGGTGA
- the lspA gene encoding signal peptidase II, whose amino-acid sequence MSGRRHHGGPLTVLVLLLAVDQLSKLWVRAELALYESRQIIPGFFDLVHYTNPGIAFGLLADGDPGWRRFFFIGATVLALILLAVLYRHVRYQGRLYLYALALITSGALGNLLDRIRLGEVTDFLDFYWRDYHWPAFNIADSAITVGVLLFFVATWRHPPEEPQVDKVV is encoded by the coding sequence GTGAGCGGCCGGCGCCACCATGGCGGCCCGCTGACCGTGCTGGTGCTGTTGCTGGCGGTCGACCAGCTCAGCAAATTGTGGGTCCGGGCCGAGTTGGCCCTCTATGAAAGCCGGCAGATCATCCCCGGTTTTTTCGACCTGGTCCACTACACCAACCCCGGCATCGCCTTCGGCTTGCTGGCCGACGGTGATCCCGGCTGGCGGCGATTTTTCTTCATCGGCGCCACCGTTTTGGCGCTGATCCTGCTGGCCGTGCTCTATCGCCATGTTCGCTACCAGGGGCGGCTCTACCTTTATGCCCTGGCCCTGATCACCTCCGGGGCCCTGGGCAACCTGCTGGACCGCATCCGGCTGGGCGAGGTCACCGATTTTCTCGATTTTTACTGGCGGGATTACCATTGGCCCGCCTTCAATATCGCCGACAGCGCCATCACCGTCGGGGTGCTGCTTTTTTTTGTGGCCACCTGGCGTCATCCGCCGGAAGAACCCCAAGTCGATAAAGTCGTTTAG
- a CDS encoding flagellar hook assembly protein FlgD, with the protein MTMISSGYGPDIPMANQSNHPEPVGSSSLDRQDFMTLFITQLQHQDPMKPMESYEMASQLAQFSSMEATMQMSDNMEKLLSYQMSQNNLQLLSLIGKTIETDGNEIGVTDGQVARTSYVLEQDAPFSVVYIHDAAGQLVRTIDNGYQSAGQNTLAWDGKDNSGNLVPDGMYTYKVDALAGDGSKVAVEQRASGKVTGLEFDSGRAAITVSGYIQKFVSDIINVHESSSGLPGKDESPDQDDDDEFDMNLMG; encoded by the coding sequence ATGACCATGATCAGCTCAGGATACGGCCCCGACATCCCCATGGCCAACCAGTCCAACCACCCCGAGCCGGTGGGCAGCAGTTCTCTTGATCGCCAGGATTTCATGACCCTGTTCATCACCCAACTGCAGCATCAGGATCCCATGAAACCCATGGAGAGCTACGAGATGGCCTCCCAGTTGGCCCAGTTTTCCAGCATGGAAGCTACCATGCAGATGAGCGACAACATGGAGAAGCTGCTCAGCTACCAGATGTCCCAGAACAACCTGCAATTGCTGAGCTTGATCGGTAAGACCATTGAAACCGACGGCAACGAGATCGGAGTGACCGACGGCCAGGTGGCCCGGACCTCTTATGTGCTGGAGCAGGACGCCCCCTTCTCGGTGGTCTATATCCATGACGCCGCCGGCCAACTGGTACGGACCATCGACAACGGCTACCAGAGCGCCGGACAGAACACCCTGGCCTGGGACGGCAAGGATAACAGCGGGAATCTGGTGCCCGACGGCATGTATACCTACAAGGTTGACGCCCTGGCCGGCGATGGCAGCAAGGTGGCGGTGGAGCAACGCGCTTCCGGCAAGGTCACCGGGCTGGAATTTGATTCCGGCCGGGCCGCCATCACCGTCAGCGGTTATATCCAGAAATTTGTCAGCGATATCATCAACGTCCATGAAAGCAGCAGCGGCTTGCCCGGCAAGGATGAAAGTCCGGACCAGGACGACGATGATGAATTCGATATGAACTTAATGGGCTAG
- the rimM gene encoding ribosome maturation factor RimM (Essential for efficient processing of 16S rRNA): MRIIFTGARRGELVEIGRIVKPQGVKGELKVLPLAGAPLDFSGLEELFLLPASGGPPLAYPLLAVRSQGGALVIRLAGVDDRNQAEALRDRVVALAAGELPPLAPDDIYWHQLAGLAAYTAEGRKVGLVTDFMLTAAHPLLVIVDEQHREYLVPVHPEFMALRHDHEGESAWLLLTPPPGLLGEG, translated from the coding sequence TTGCGGATCATTTTTACCGGCGCCCGCCGGGGCGAACTGGTGGAAATCGGTCGGATTGTCAAGCCCCAGGGGGTAAAAGGGGAGCTGAAAGTGCTGCCCCTGGCCGGTGCGCCGCTGGATTTTTCCGGCCTGGAAGAGCTGTTCCTGTTGCCCGCAAGCGGCGGTCCGCCCCTGGCGTACCCCCTGTTGGCGGTGCGTTCGCAGGGTGGGGCACTGGTAATTCGGCTGGCCGGGGTTGACGACCGGAATCAGGCGGAAGCCCTGCGGGATAGGGTGGTGGCGTTGGCGGCGGGAGAATTGCCGCCCCTGGCACCGGATGATATTTACTGGCACCAGTTGGCCGGCCTGGCGGCGTACACCGCCGAGGGCCGTAAAGTCGGGCTGGTGACAGATTTTATGTTGACCGCTGCCCATCCGTTGCTGGTCATTGTCGACGAACAACATAGGGAATATCTGGTCCCGGTCCATCCGGAGTTTATGGCCCTGCGTCACGACCATGAGGGTGAATCGGCCTGGCTGCTGCTGACCCCCCCGCCCGGCTTGCTCGGTGAGGGGTAA
- the rpsP gene encoding 30S ribosomal protein S16, whose translation MAVRIRLTRMGRKKKPFYRIVVADSEAKRDGRFLEVVGTYDPMQNPAAVNIKQDRVADWLAKGAKPTDTVRSLLKGAQAQPAAAAE comes from the coding sequence ATGGCAGTACGTATCCGTCTGACCCGTATGGGCAGGAAAAAGAAACCCTTTTACCGGATAGTAGTGGCGGATTCAGAAGCCAAGCGTGACGGCCGCTTCCTGGAAGTGGTCGGTACCTACGATCCCATGCAGAACCCGGCTGCGGTTAACATCAAGCAGGACCGGGTAGCCGACTGGCTGGCCAAGGGAGCCAAGCCCACCGATACCGTGCGCAGCCTGCTCAAGGGCGCCCAGGCTCAGCCGGCCGCGGCGGCGGAATAG